The following coding sequences lie in one Gammaproteobacteria bacterium genomic window:
- a CDS encoding secretin and TonB N-terminal domain-containing protein — MISRITSFISILMPAILLSACASNPPPQDIGKSVSDVSTRMSESDKPQEQQTASDRLSLYRDREVLTNRLIELASAARTENRLDDAEAYYKQALQIDADNSRAKVGLTAVTASRSHQLLITQAQNLFLNGDIDGARERIKPVLLENPNNKDATALQQKINENLNKSTLDKKLGATYKQPISLEFRDASLKSIFELMSRITGINFVLDKEIRLDTKVTIFFKNSAIEDALHLLLTTNQLEQEILNDNTVLIYPTSPQKLKDYQDLVIKSFFLANADPKQMVNMIRAMTKTADIYVDEKLNLLVMRDTPEAIAIAERLIATSDLAEPEVMLEIEVLEVSTNKLSELGMRYPDQVSLSVKGKSGGSGTLAMTEIDNFSRDLLQVAIPDPALVLNLRKTDTNANILASPRIRVKNREKARIHIGERVPVITTTTTANVGVSDSVNYLDVGLKLDVEPNVFLENEVGIKVGLEVSNILDTITTSSGTQTYRLGTRTAATALRLKDGETQILAGLIQDQDRKSANKIPLLGDIPILGRLFSNHNDSKTKTEIVLLVTPHIIRNIERPDASVIEFYSGTGSSIGSKPLSLPPSGGPVSQSTMPIMPNP; from the coding sequence GTGATCTCGCGCATTACTTCTTTTATTTCAATCTTGATGCCAGCAATACTGCTGAGCGCCTGCGCCTCAAACCCGCCGCCGCAGGATATTGGCAAGTCCGTCTCCGATGTCTCAACTCGCATGTCCGAATCGGATAAGCCACAGGAGCAACAAACCGCCAGTGATCGTTTGTCGCTCTATCGCGACCGGGAGGTGTTAACTAACCGTTTGATAGAACTCGCCTCTGCTGCCCGCACAGAAAACCGACTGGATGATGCCGAGGCTTATTATAAACAAGCACTTCAGATTGATGCTGATAACTCTCGCGCCAAAGTCGGATTGACCGCAGTCACGGCAAGCAGGTCTCATCAGCTACTTATCACCCAGGCACAAAATCTTTTTCTGAATGGCGATATTGATGGGGCACGTGAACGTATCAAGCCCGTCTTGCTGGAAAATCCCAACAATAAAGATGCCACTGCCCTGCAACAGAAAATTAATGAGAATTTAAACAAATCCACATTAGACAAGAAGCTTGGTGCAACTTATAAGCAACCTATATCTCTTGAATTCAGAGACGCCAGCCTTAAATCCATTTTTGAATTAATGTCACGCATTACTGGCATTAACTTTGTGCTGGACAAGGAAATCCGGCTCGATACAAAGGTGACTATTTTCTTCAAAAATTCGGCCATCGAGGACGCCCTGCATTTACTGCTAACAACTAACCAACTGGAACAGGAAATTCTTAATGACAATACTGTATTGATCTATCCGACCTCGCCACAAAAGCTAAAGGATTACCAGGATCTGGTCATTAAAAGCTTCTTTCTTGCCAATGCCGACCCCAAGCAAATGGTGAATATGATACGGGCGATGACGAAAACTGCGGATATCTATGTTGATGAAAAACTTAATTTGCTGGTGATGCGCGACACCCCTGAGGCGATTGCGATTGCTGAGCGTTTGATCGCAACCTCGGATCTGGCTGAACCTGAGGTAATGCTGGAAATAGAGGTGCTTGAGGTTAGCACCAACAAGCTCTCCGAACTGGGTATGCGCTATCCTGATCAGGTGTCACTCAGCGTAAAAGGGAAATCAGGCGGCAGCGGAACACTCGCCATGACTGAAATTGATAATTTCTCACGGGATCTGCTCCAGGTAGCCATTCCTGACCCAGCTTTAGTTCTCAACCTACGTAAAACGGATACTAACGCCAATATTCTTGCCAGTCCGCGTATCCGGGTAAAAAATCGTGAGAAAGCTCGTATTCACATCGGGGAACGGGTTCCCGTTATTACTACCACAACTACTGCCAATGTGGGGGTGTCCGATTCTGTTAACTATCTCGATGTCGGATTAAAACTTGATGTTGAACCTAATGTATTTCTTGAAAATGAAGTCGGCATCAAAGTGGGGCTTGAGGTAAGCAATATTCTGGACACCATCACCACAAGCTCTGGCACACAGACCTATCGGCTTGGCACTCGCACTGCCGCTACTGCGCTAAGGCTTAAAGATGGCGAAACTCAGATTCTGGCTGGCTTGATTCAAGACCAAGATCGGAAATCGGCCAATAAGATTCCACTACTTGGTGATATTCCTATATTAGGTCGTTTATTTTCAAATCATAACGATAGTAAAACTAAGACTGAAATCGTACTCTTGGTGACTCCTCATATCATCCGCAATATAGAGCGGCCTGATGCCTCGGTCATTGAGTTTTATTCAGGAACAGGTTCCTCGATCGGATCAAAACCGTTATCGCTTCCTCCGAGTGGCGGTCCCGTTTCGCAAAGCACCATGCCGATAATGCCAAATCCGTAA
- a CDS encoding type II secretion system protein, giving the protein MPQFVKPNRSAGFSLIELMVTLAIVALLATLATPVAQLTVQRSKEQELRTALREIRTAIDHYKDAADSGQIAKSADSSGYPETLDDLVMGIKNIKDPNGREIHFLRRLPRDPMNNDADSTASETWGLRSSDSPPDDPTMGKDVFDIYSTSLGTGLNGIAYRDW; this is encoded by the coding sequence ATGCCTCAGTTTGTTAAACCAAATCGCTCAGCCGGATTTTCTTTAATCGAGCTGATGGTCACCCTGGCAATTGTCGCCTTGCTGGCCACACTTGCCACTCCGGTGGCGCAATTAACTGTTCAACGTAGCAAGGAGCAAGAACTGCGGACCGCACTCCGAGAAATCAGAACTGCTATCGATCACTATAAAGATGCCGCCGATTCCGGCCAAATTGCTAAATCTGCCGATAGCAGCGGTTATCCCGAGACGTTAGACGACTTGGTTATGGGGATAAAAAATATCAAGGACCCCAATGGCAGGGAAATACACTTCTTGCGCCGCCTGCCGCGTGACCCGATGAACAACGATGCTGATTCGACAGCTTCAGAGACGTGGGGGCTACGCAGCTCGGACAGCCCGCCAGACGATCCCACAATGGGCAAGGATGTGTTCGACATTTATTCGACGTCGCTTGGCACCGGCCTCAACGGCATTGCGTATCGTGACTGGTGA
- a CDS encoding prepilin-type N-terminal cleavage/methylation domain-containing protein — protein MSRLSLSIRKNDSGFTLIELLVVMTIIATLLSIALPRYFNSLDNAKEVTLKQDLAQMRDAIDKFYSDTGKYPQTLDELVEKKYLRAIPPDPITETIDSWLTAAPEDSTMDEVFNVSSGAEGTARDGTLYSEW, from the coding sequence ATGTCTAGACTTTCTTTATCCATTAGAAAAAACGACTCCGGTTTTACGCTGATTGAACTGTTGGTAGTCATGACTATTATCGCCACATTATTAAGTATCGCGTTACCACGCTATTTCAATAGCCTGGATAATGCGAAGGAAGTGACACTCAAGCAAGATCTTGCCCAGATGCGAGATGCCATCGATAAATTTTACAGCGATACTGGAAAGTATCCGCAAACCCTGGACGAGCTTGTTGAGAAAAAATATCTTCGCGCCATCCCACCTGATCCCATTACCGAAACCATAGACTCGTGGTTAACCGCCGCGCCCGAAGACTCGACAATGGATGAGGTGTTCAATGTCAGTAGTGGTGCCGAAGGTACTGCACGAGACGGTACACTCTATTCGGAGTGGTGA